A section of the Leptospira kobayashii genome encodes:
- a CDS encoding inositol monophosphatase family protein produces the protein MSISSPTISFPVEETIKRIEFIKSNASGIIHEAKKIQKEMSGIRSKTDADEKERIHAADRVLGDIFIKFLQKAFPKDGILSEDKEPIDGTNDFRWVLDPVDGSMNFVRGLPLYAISFGLEHRETPVGGVVIVPPQDAVYSAVLGEGAVKNGETIFTSSVSELNRAIFSPNLPTKRAHMIQEIMADLSGFLTYARSFRRTGSFILDSCWIAEGLMDAIWEKSVKHWDISAVSVILSEAGGKMTDLNGKHYYTGLPELIASNGIIHDEILNLLKTVRSSVSRN, from the coding sequence ATGAGCATTTCTTCTCCTACCATTAGCTTTCCCGTTGAGGAAACCATCAAACGAATCGAATTCATTAAATCCAATGCCAGTGGTATCATTCACGAAGCAAAAAAGATTCAGAAAGAAATGTCCGGTATTCGCTCTAAAACGGATGCCGATGAAAAAGAAAGAATCCATGCCGCCGATCGGGTATTAGGTGATATATTTATCAAGTTTTTGCAAAAGGCTTTTCCGAAAGACGGAATTTTATCGGAAGATAAGGAGCCGATTGACGGAACCAATGATTTCCGTTGGGTTCTAGACCCTGTAGACGGATCGATGAATTTTGTAAGAGGGCTTCCTCTTTATGCGATTTCTTTCGGATTGGAACATCGTGAAACACCTGTTGGGGGAGTGGTGATTGTTCCTCCGCAAGATGCGGTTTATTCCGCAGTCTTGGGAGAGGGCGCGGTGAAAAACGGAGAGACTATTTTTACTTCTTCCGTTTCGGAATTGAATAGAGCTATCTTCAGTCCGAACCTTCCTACCAAAAGAGCTCATATGATCCAGGAGATTATGGCTGACCTTTCCGGGTTTTTGACTTATGCGCGTTCTTTTCGTAGAACTGGTTCCTTTATCCTGGACTCTTGTTGGATTGCGGAAGGTCTGATGGATGCCATCTGGGAAAAGTCAGTCAAACATTGGGACATTTCGGCAGTCTCCGTGATTCTGAGCGAAGCAGGTGGCAAAATGACCGATCTGAATGGAAAGCACTATTACACAGGTCTTCCCGAGTTGATTGCCTCTAATGGAATCATTCACGACGAAATTCTGAA
- a CDS encoding LIC_10030 family protein yields MLIKDFKSVNKMLNDISGKNHSGSIYVDNLHSPYIRFEEKFVIPASSITHPEFSAVKDFVSILSKYLPEAIEGTCLLPEPRPKRETGKLFFVRPIVFSNKQFLYVFATDMQYLGGASGEEIKKPGAQNLTPSIITDRIYFQVKIFPIESVKEEGDHILDFKSQRFQGGVFRVESDRTHDHPIRRFSEIFDEIDFSDIESKIREELGINPEIWQLGRVYSPIGIDYLALSLRFLTPSLPKIIREFRNFYSVLDPGEDGVEEGARSAYHSYLKQFAAERAQSRSGNMLWKINFTEKDHTPQ; encoded by the coding sequence ATGTTAATTAAAGATTTCAAATCCGTCAATAAAATGCTAAACGATATATCCGGGAAAAATCATTCCGGAAGTATCTATGTAGACAACTTGCATTCTCCTTATATCCGTTTTGAAGAAAAATTCGTAATCCCCGCTTCTTCGATCACTCACCCGGAATTTTCCGCGGTCAAAGATTTTGTTTCCATCTTATCCAAGTATCTTCCTGAAGCAATCGAAGGAACCTGTCTTTTGCCGGAACCGAGACCAAAACGGGAAACAGGAAAATTATTTTTTGTAAGGCCAATCGTATTCAGTAACAAACAATTTCTTTATGTTTTCGCTACCGACATGCAATATCTGGGCGGTGCTTCCGGAGAAGAGATTAAGAAACCAGGCGCACAAAATTTAACTCCTAGCATCATCACTGATCGGATTTATTTTCAGGTTAAAATTTTTCCCATCGAATCAGTGAAAGAAGAGGGGGATCATATTCTTGATTTTAAGTCTCAACGATTCCAAGGAGGGGTGTTTCGAGTTGAATCCGATCGAACACATGACCATCCGATCCGAAGATTTTCGGAAATTTTTGACGAAATCGATTTCTCGGATATCGAATCGAAAATTAGGGAAGAGTTGGGGATCAATCCTGAAATTTGGCAGCTAGGCCGGGTTTACAGTCCCATCGGCATTGATTATCTGGCTTTGAGTTTGCGTTTTTTAACTCCTTCTCTACCAAAAATCATCAGAGAGTTTAGGAATTTTTATTCCGTTTTAGATCCGGGAGAAGACGGCGTGGAAGAAGGAGCAAGATCCGCTTACCATTCCTATCTAAAACAATTTGCTGCGGAAAGAGCACAGTCTCGCTCGGGCAATATGTTGTGGAAAATCAACTTTACTGAAAAAGACCATACTCCGCAATAA
- a CDS encoding Hsp33 family molecular chaperone HslO, protein MTDSVILGIIPNYHFRFSIVDLTKTAREIILLHELNSEMSVFLSKTLMGALFLAEMTKDQQRVSIQWKDDTNKSVLAYSNRYGVMKAVAYPGEFAVGDIRNEFILGQGIMKVIRWEMNADFYQSFTNLVEDTFEVNFLKYLTESDQVRAIVGMDVEPLKVDGDPFRAKAIMLQALPEASESDFKYLNEKISPIINKESFWDLGFEEMRTELMIAIESELAVLSTEEPEFLCDCSRYKVSEIIVSLGKKEAESILTDVGQIEITCEFCRKAYQYNQEDVEHLFKE, encoded by the coding sequence ATGACAGATTCAGTTATTTTAGGAATCATTCCCAATTACCATTTTAGATTTTCCATCGTTGATCTAACCAAAACGGCAAGAGAAATCATCTTATTGCACGAGCTTAACTCGGAGATGAGTGTTTTTCTCTCAAAGACCCTGATGGGCGCTCTGTTTCTTGCAGAGATGACAAAGGATCAACAAAGAGTCAGTATCCAATGGAAGGACGATACGAACAAATCAGTTCTTGCTTATAGCAACCGTTATGGGGTAATGAAAGCAGTCGCGTATCCGGGCGAATTTGCCGTAGGAGACATTCGTAATGAATTTATCCTGGGGCAAGGGATAATGAAAGTCATTCGATGGGAAATGAATGCGGATTTTTACCAATCTTTTACAAATTTGGTAGAAGATACCTTTGAAGTAAATTTTCTGAAATACCTAACCGAGTCGGATCAAGTAAGAGCGATCGTAGGAATGGACGTGGAGCCGTTGAAAGTAGATGGAGATCCTTTCCGTGCGAAGGCAATTATGCTTCAGGCATTACCGGAAGCAAGCGAATCGGATTTCAAATATTTGAATGAAAAAATTTCTCCCATCATCAATAAAGAATCATTTTGGGACTTGGGATTCGAAGAGATGCGAACGGAACTTATGATCGCAATCGAATCGGAGCTTGCCGTTTTGTCTACGGAAGAACCTGAATTTTTATGTGATTGTTCCCGCTATAAAGTGTCCGAAATCATCGTCTCTTTGGGAAAAAAGGAAGCCGAGTCGATTTTGACCGATGTAGGACAAATAGAAATTACTTGTGAATTCTGTAGGAAAGCTTATCAATACAATCAAGAAGATGTAGAGCATCTGTTCAAAGAATGA
- a CDS encoding beta-galactosidase gives MIFGVDYYPEQWEKKDWDEDLSIMKNMGLTSVRLAEFAWALMEPREGKFDFSLFDEVLEKIHKAGMTAILGTPTASFPPWLYKKYPEIVQISKEGIVRTIGTRRQACFSSPAYRKATEKIVTAMAKHFGNHPAVTGWQIDNEPGHEGSDLDYSHLALAGFRKWLKAKYKTIANCNKSWGSVFWGMMYNDWDEIPVPASHVASNFNPSMIQDYYRFQSDELISYLTLQANIIRKYSKGRPLTVNLYPSPFLPITDMHKLFGELDYVSWDNYPVWGNQKDPFPHPLVSATQQYCRGLKNKAFTVMEQISGVQGHDTLGYLPPPGQIGLWLTQAITNGANQIYFFRYRTARFGQEQLCYGILDHGKKLTHKYFELQKKIREIKDYAEDIADVPYPAEVAVLHDIENARSYKHQPLSDGLKFSPVSFAQVGYDIEIATWFAGTNVLNANTHSLPAKTDIDFKNYKVITLPLYTMFEDAVIQKLENYVKEGGTLVLGYRAGIKDQNHWMVEEPVPGRFREMAGVETYQFEAMGEGEKVSIRMGLFPLRGTKFCELLEPTTAKPIAYYSDSRKFYKGKPAITLNQYGKGKVYYVGTSLSPETMVLFYRKVLIGAGVKFGFLGSTVEKQYRIGRKYDYEIIMNHSWKSSWAGFKRLKPFETRITKINKNI, from the coding sequence ATGATCTTTGGAGTGGATTATTACCCGGAACAATGGGAAAAAAAAGATTGGGACGAAGACCTTTCCATTATGAAAAATATGGGTCTCACTTCGGTTCGACTGGCTGAATTTGCTTGGGCACTTATGGAACCCAGGGAAGGAAAATTCGATTTTTCCTTATTCGACGAAGTATTGGAAAAAATTCACAAAGCGGGCATGACCGCGATCCTCGGAACTCCTACGGCATCTTTTCCTCCCTGGTTGTATAAAAAATATCCTGAAATCGTTCAAATTTCCAAAGAAGGAATCGTTCGCACAATCGGTACTAGGCGACAAGCCTGTTTTTCCTCTCCGGCGTATCGCAAAGCGACGGAAAAAATAGTAACCGCAATGGCAAAACATTTCGGAAATCATCCCGCCGTTACAGGTTGGCAGATTGATAACGAACCAGGTCACGAGGGATCGGATTTGGATTATTCGCACTTGGCTCTCGCCGGCTTCCGGAAATGGCTGAAAGCAAAATACAAAACTATCGCAAACTGTAACAAAAGTTGGGGGAGTGTGTTTTGGGGAATGATGTACAATGACTGGGATGAAATTCCCGTTCCAGCGTCCCATGTTGCCAGCAATTTTAATCCTTCCATGATCCAGGATTATTACCGGTTTCAATCAGATGAATTGATTTCTTATTTGACCCTTCAGGCAAATATCATTCGAAAGTATTCGAAAGGAAGACCGCTCACCGTAAATCTTTATCCTTCACCGTTTTTACCTATCACCGATATGCACAAGTTATTCGGTGAATTGGATTATGTGTCTTGGGACAATTATCCTGTTTGGGGAAATCAAAAAGATCCTTTTCCGCATCCACTTGTATCTGCAACACAACAGTACTGTCGTGGATTGAAAAACAAAGCGTTTACCGTTATGGAACAAATTTCGGGAGTACAGGGTCATGATACTTTGGGATATCTTCCCCCTCCGGGTCAGATAGGTTTGTGGCTAACCCAAGCCATTACAAACGGTGCGAATCAGATTTATTTTTTTCGCTATCGTACGGCTCGTTTCGGGCAAGAGCAGTTGTGTTATGGAATTTTGGACCATGGTAAAAAACTCACACATAAGTATTTCGAACTTCAAAAGAAAATCCGTGAGATCAAAGATTACGCGGAAGACATTGCAGATGTTCCTTATCCGGCTGAAGTTGCCGTTTTACATGACATTGAAAATGCACGTAGTTACAAACACCAACCATTGAGTGACGGATTGAAATTTTCTCCCGTATCTTTTGCACAAGTGGGTTACGACATTGAAATCGCAACTTGGTTTGCCGGAACCAATGTGCTCAACGCAAATACACATTCTTTGCCGGCAAAAACCGATATTGATTTTAAAAATTACAAAGTTATTACTCTTCCTCTTTATACTATGTTTGAAGACGCAGTGATTCAAAAATTAGAGAACTATGTGAAAGAAGGCGGCACATTGGTTTTAGGCTATCGCGCCGGAATCAAAGACCAAAATCATTGGATGGTGGAAGAGCCTGTACCTGGGCGATTTCGGGAAATGGCTGGGGTAGAAACTTATCAATTTGAAGCGATGGGCGAAGGGGAAAAAGTTTCCATTCGAATGGGGCTATTTCCTTTGCGAGGAACCAAATTTTGTGAGTTATTGGAACCGACTACTGCAAAGCCGATCGCTTATTATTCAGATAGTCGGAAATTTTATAAAGGAAAACCTGCGATCACTTTAAACCAATACGGAAAGGGAAAAGTTTATTATGTAGGAACCTCTCTTAGTCCGGAAACTATGGTCTTATTCTACCGTAAGGTTTTGATTGGAGCCGGCGTTAAATTCGGGTTTTTAGGTTCCACCGTTGAGAAACAATACCGAATCGGCCGAAAATACGATTATGAAATCATTATGAACCATTCCTGGAAATCTTCTTGGGCAGGATTCAAAAGATTGAAACCGTTCGAAACTCGCATAACAAAGATTAATAAAAATATATAA